The genomic DNA GGGCTTTGGGCTTGGTGTTTGTTTCCGGCCAGATCCCCCTTACCCCCGAGGGCACCCTGGTGGAGGGGGACATCCGCACGCAGACCGAGCGGGTGATGGAAAACCTGAAGGCCATCCTCGAGGCGGCGGGCTCGGGGCTTAGCCGGGTGGTCCAGACCACCTGTTTCCTGGCGGACATGGAGGACTTCCCCGGCTTCAACGAGGTCTACGCCCGCTACTTCGCTCCCCCCTACCCCGCCCGGGCCACGGTGGCGGTCAAGGCCCTGCCCCGGGGGGTACGGGTGGAGGTGGCCTGCGTGGCCCTGGCGGAATGATACGCCCCTGCAAAAAAGCGTAGAATAGCGCCATGGCGCAGGAAGCCCACCTGGAGGATCTGGAAAGCCGCTTTCGTGCGGGGGACGTGCGGGCCTTGGCCCGGGCCCTCACCCTGGTGGAGGCCGGCCACCCCTTGGGCCAGGCCCTCCTCAAGCGGGTGCGGGGCCAAGGGAGGGCCAAGGTGGTGGGCGTCACGGGAAGCCCGGGGGCGGGCAAGAGCACCCTCACCGACCGCCTCATCCTCGAGGCCCGCAAGCGGGGCGAAAGAGTAGGGGTGCTGGCGGTGGACCCCAGCAGCCCCTTCACCGGGGGGGCCATCCTGGGGGACCGGATCCGCATGATGCGCCACCACCAAGACCCTGGGGTCTATATCCGCTCCTTGGCCTCCCGGGGCGCCCTAGGAGGGCTCGCCGGGGCCACGGTGGCCGCCCTAGCCCTCCTGGAGGCCTTCGGCTTTGACCGCATCTTCGTGGAGACCGTGGGGGTGGGCCAAAGCGAGGTGGACATCGCCCGGGTGGCGGACACCACCCTCCTCGTCCTCACCCCGGCGGCGGGGGATGCGGTGCAGGCCTTCAAGGCGGGGGTCATGGAGATCGCCGATATTTTCGCCGTGAA from Thermus hydrothermalis includes the following:
- a CDS encoding RidA family protein, whose translation is MEAIHTEGAPQAIGPYSQAVRALGLVFVSGQIPLTPEGTLVEGDIRTQTERVMENLKAILEAAGSGLSRVVQTTCFLADMEDFPGFNEVYARYFAPPYPARATVAVKALPRGVRVEVACVALAE
- the meaB gene encoding methylmalonyl Co-A mutase-associated GTPase MeaB — protein: MAQEAHLEDLESRFRAGDVRALARALTLVEAGHPLGQALLKRVRGQGRAKVVGVTGSPGAGKSTLTDRLILEARKRGERVGVLAVDPSSPFTGGAILGDRIRMMRHHQDPGVYIRSLASRGALGGLAGATVAALALLEAFGFDRIFVETVGVGQSEVDIARVADTTLLVLTPAAGDAVQAFKAGVMEIADIFAVNKFDLPGGERLIQELKSALELSPPRPGGWRPPIYPTVAATGEGVEALFAGLEAHHHHLEAHSLLEDHRLERARFEVESVIQEWGRRRTQKAGELVRRVAQGELSPEEAAFVLLDPKAQPA